DNA from Candidatus Micrarchaeia archaeon:
TGCACATCCGCCTTTGCCGATTTCGCACCCCTTACCCTCCTTTCCCGCCATCATTTTTCTTCCTTTCCTTTCCCTCCTCTTTCTCGCGCACCCTTATGAATATTTCCCCGAAGAATTTTTCCTGGAAAATGGAAACCTTCCTGTCCTGGACAAGGTGCAGAAGCGGCAGGAGGGTGGTGATGGTCTCCATGGGCGCCTTGCTGCCCAGTATCCCGCTGAACGTGGCAAGCCCCTCCGAGTCCTTGTGCGAAAGGATGCGCGAATAGACATCCTCCATCTTCCTTTCCATGTTGAATTCCGGAAGCTGGATATTTATCACTTCAGGGATGGCAATCCTCGAAGCCTTCTCCTCCCGCTTTTTCTGCTCGTCAAACACCCTTTCCATGGCCACAAGGAGCTCGTCGAGCGTGACCATCCTCCTTGGCGGCACGCGCGTTTTGAGCTCAAGCACAGGTATCACCGAAGGCTCGCCCTCCTCCTCGACATAGGTCTGCTCCTCGACCACCTGCGTCTCCTCCTCGAAGCGCAAGGCGTCGCTTTTGAAGCGTATGAGTATCGCCGCTGCAAGTATGAGGTTCGCCGGCACGCGAAGGTCGCGCATCTCCAGTTTTTTTATCCGCTCAAGGTAGCTTCCGGTGATTTCAACGATGTCTATGTTCCAGGGGTCAAGCTTCCTGGTCGCCACAAGGTCAAGTAGCATCTCGCGCCAGGTGGGCAGCGCCACTATCTTCTCAAGCTTCATGTCCTCTCCCGACAAGTTGGCGGCCCCCGGGGCTTTCTCCCCATCGTCTATCCTCTCCCCTTCCTCCTCGTAAGCGCGCGCCCTCCGCTTCGGCTCGTCCTCCCCGCTGTAGAAGGAGTCCTTTTCCAGCCGTTCCATTTCCTCTCCTGCCGCCATGCCTGAAAATACCGCGCCACCTATTTTATACCTGACCCCGCCTTCCGGCCGCATGCCTTGGCGCATTGCCCATGCCCTGCCTTTCCGCATGCCTTGGCGCATTGCACAACCTATCTGGAAGCCATTTTCCAGCCCAGGCTTCTTCCCGCCCCTATCCCTCTTCCCCGCAGGCCCTGAATCGCAATTAAAAAACCATGCGCCATTAACATTGCGGTGCCATTCTTATGGAGAAGGAAAAATCAGTGAGCGAGATAACCGACGAGGCAATTTCCGACGGAGGCTACCTTGCCCAGATATACTTTGACCTTCACGCAAAAACCGCCGACGATGTGAAGAGCCTCATGGTCGGGTTCATCTCCAAGCTCACCAAGGAGCCCGGCGTCATTTACGCTGTTGGCGAGATAGACTCCCCCCTTGAGAAGGGAGGCGTGTTTTCCACATGGGCAGAGGTGAAGCTTCTTGCAAAGGACTTCTCCACGCTCGTTCGGATATCCTCCCAGTACTCGCCGATAGGGGTCGAAATCCTCCGCCCGGACAAGGTGTCCCTTTCGCTTGCCGAGGCGCAAGGCGCGCTTCTGGACATTTCGCAGGTAAGCCAGAACTTCACGCGCATGATAATGGAGCGCGTCCTGTCAAAGGAGGAGGCGGAGGAGTACAGGCAGAAGATGCTTTCCCGCACCGAGCTTGGCAGGAAGCTCCTCAAAAAGGAGCAGCAAGCCTAAAAAGAGAGGATGCGCTATCCTTTTGCAGGTGCGAAAATGGACGTTTCCAAGGTGAAATCCGGGATACCTGGCCTTGACCTGATGCTTGGCGGCGGCTTTGCGAAAAACAGCGCGGTGGCTGTCGCAGGGGGCACGGGCTCGGGCAGGACCATTTTCATTTCCCAATTCCTGGTCAAGGGAGCAACCGACTTTTCTGAGCCGGGGCTCTTCCTTTCTTTTGACGAGAGCAAGGAATCCGTGTCCTCCAACCTTGCCGCATTCGGCTGGGACCTGCCTGACCTTGAGAAGAGGCAGAAGCTCACTTTCATCGAATACCCCCACAACGAACTTTCCGCGTTCGTCGAGCAGGAGTCAGCCCTGAAGGACCTTATCGAGACCCTCGGCATAAAGCGGGTGGTGATAGACTCCATAACCCCCTATGCGCTCATGTTCACATCCCAGGAAGAGCGCAGGATAGCGACCCTGAAGCTCGTAAACGCGGTCAAGGGATGGAAAGTCACCGCGCTCATTTCCGCAGAAACGGTCCCTGGTGCCGAGGACATTTTTCCGCACACCCTCTCAGGCGTGGAATCGTTCTGCGATGGCTTCATCAACCTGTCGTTCAGGCGCCGCGGCGACCGCAGGGCCCGCGAGATTGAGATAGTGAAGATGCGCGGCTGCCGCCACGAGCACGAGTTCAGGCCCGCAAGCATAGGCGAGGACGGCTTTGTGGTGGGCGACGGCGATAGGGGGGCAGAAAACAGGCCGCTTCCAAAAAAGAAGAGGGTGGTCCTGGATGGTTGAAAAAATAGACCCATGGGCGTCCGAGCAGTCTTTTGACTATTCCAAGCTCTTTGACGAATTCGGGATGTCCTG
Protein-coding regions in this window:
- a CDS encoding ATPase domain-containing protein encodes the protein MDVSKVKSGIPGLDLMLGGGFAKNSAVAVAGGTGSGRTIFISQFLVKGATDFSEPGLFLSFDESKESVSSNLAAFGWDLPDLEKRQKLTFIEYPHNELSAFVEQESALKDLIETLGIKRVVIDSITPYALMFTSQEERRIATLKLVNAVKGWKVTALISAETVPGAEDIFPHTLSGVESFCDGFINLSFRRRGDRRAREIEIVKMRGCRHEHEFRPASIGEDGFVVGDGDRGAENRPLPKKKRVVLDG
- a CDS encoding ScpA family protein, which encodes MRQGMRKGRAWAMRQGMRPEGGVRYKIGGAVFSGMAAGEEMERLEKDSFYSGEDEPKRRARAYEEEGERIDDGEKAPGAANLSGEDMKLEKIVALPTWREMLLDLVATRKLDPWNIDIVEITGSYLERIKKLEMRDLRVPANLILAAAILIRFKSDALRFEEETQVVEEQTYVEEEGEPSVIPVLELKTRVPPRRMVTLDELLVAMERVFDEQKKREEKASRIAIPEVINIQLPEFNMERKMEDVYSRILSHKDSEGLATFSGILGSKAPMETITTLLPLLHLVQDRKVSIFQEKFFGEIFIRVREKEEGKERKKNDGGKGG